Within the Miscanthus floridulus cultivar M001 chromosome 2, ASM1932011v1, whole genome shotgun sequence genome, the region CCACCCCCATAAGGCGTTTGTTGCAAATGCCTAGCCCCTAGTTGACTCTGTTGCAAAAGCCATCCTACAGAGCATACGCTCAGCAGATTCCGCCTGTCTTTGCCCGTGTGGAGCCACTATAGTCCATGCTAACTGAGTAAAGCTTGCTCTGGTGCTTGGATCATGTTGTGGTGAAGAATTTTGCAAATAGCATAAATCGATGGATTTAACGAAATGCAGGGCTTGTATTTTTAGAGTATCTAACTTCAAAGAATGCATCAGGCACTCTAGGATAGAAAAAGCGGGTGAAATCAGCTTGTTGCATGTTGGTGGGATGGTTTCTGCTACAAAACCGAGTTGGGTAGTGGTGGGTCTTTGCAACAAAACATTTTATGTGGTGGTATTCCAAACCAAAGAGAGACGTGGGGTTGTTTTTGAAATTTCCATGTTTCTAAACTCATGCGGCAATGTTCTGGTTATGGCTCTTCCTGCAGTGCCTGCAGAAAGAACTATAAAAAAATTAAGGAAGATAAATGGGTACAAGGGTAGTTATTTTGGTGTGTCGGTGTCGAATTTTCTTTTGTTCTTGTGCCATTTTACCCTCTGCAGCAACATAATATCGGTAAATGCAAGTTATTGTATCAACTTAACCCTTGATGAATTTTACTGCTAAGGGGTTCATAAGTCAATTGTGACAATTTACTGGAGCTAAGTTTTAGTAACCACTAACCATAAAGCATCTCATGCCCTTGCACCATGAATAAGACACTAGTAAGAAGTATCCTGCCTTATTTTTTTGTTTAGTTGACCTAATGCAATGCAGAGTGGTTAACTTATATATTTGTTTCTTTGTTTGTTCCATTCATATTTACTTTGCAAAAGAAAAAAGTATTGCTAAATTCCTAAATTCTTCTTGTGTTTGTTAGCTTGGCGCAGGTCAAAAGAAGGAAAAACACCTAACAAAACCTGAAGTTGGCCACTTTAGAGCACAGGGAGTGCCTCTGAAGAGAAAGCTAAGGGAATTTCCTGTCACTGAGGATGCGCTTCTTCCTGTTGGCACAACCATCACAGTTCGCCACTTTGTGCCTGGACAACTTGTTGATGTCACTGGAATCACGAAGGGGAAAGGTTTTGCGGTATGTATTCTTCCTGTCCAATCTATTTTCTGTGATTTCACTTGTCAAGACAGTTCATTATATTGCTGTAACTGTAAACCAGCTAAGCTATCACCAGGGTTTTAGTTTGTGTTTCTTTCAGCAACACCTCTATTTGATTAGTTGAAATGAATCCTGAGGGAATTGTGCAAGAGATATTTGTAATACTGAAGTTTCTAGTTTATGCCCTGAATTTAAGTTGCTCCATTTCAAACTTTTATTTGATGAAAATTGTTCTCTTGCAATTTATATGTTAGCTTTTCTGATAATAAAAGCAAACACTGTATGTGATTCTTACAATTGGTGGAATATTCAAACCGAGTGCTGTAGTGataaaaacttaaaatttgaccGGTGCCAATTACAAATACAGACGTTTTATATGAGATAACGAAGATGTTAATGAAAATTTCCACTTCTTCAAATATTAGATTCTGACTGATTTTTTCTGAGAATTAAATGCCATAATGTCCAAAGTAGTGTGCATCTTAGAAACTATAGTTATCCTTAGTGTTATTGTGGGAAATGTGCTAGTGTTACAGAACTTGGCAAAACTGGTCAATTCTTCATTAAAACATTGCGATTACAGAAGTAATATGACTCTGCTGATTGTTACTTTCTCTTCTAGAACTCAGTAATAATGTCTTGATTGTCAATGTTTAACAATTTAACCTTCTTTTAATCGTAGGGTGTAATGAAAAAATATGATTTCAGTGGGATGCCTGCATCACATGGGGCATCTAAGTCGCATCGCAGTGGTGGCTCTACTGGTCAAAGAGATGCTCCTGGAAGGGTACGTTATATAACAGTATCACATTTATGTATTGAAAAAATGTTATGCATCTCCCTTATCGCAATAGTGTCATTTTACTCTCCGTAGGATAGGCAATAGTAAGGTTTTGCTATGAATTACAATTCCTCTTAACAAGATGAACTATGGATTTTAAGTATTTACTCACAGGTTTTTTGGTGTTCCTCAATAGTTAAGATGATAAGACCTTATGTATTGTTGGTATGTTCTCAATGTTCTTTACTTGGTATGAACAATGAGTGTTAAATGATATCATCGTACATGGTTGCCTCCTGAAGTATGTTATTTGTTCAGATCTGGGCCTTCACTGGAAAAAATGTAGATGTAATGTTTATAATTACAAAGCTCATGAACTTTTTTTTGTCTCGAACACAGCCCATGAACTCATGCAGGAAGGCACTTGGTTTAAATTGTTTTGATAGGACATAGGAGTGTACTTTTTTCCCCTTCAACACACAAGAGAACTGCATATCATTGTATTGAGTATTGACAGATACAAACAGTCCAACTACAAACTGATTCCATAGCAGGGATTAGTTTTTCGTTACATTCGCGCCCATTGGTGGAATATGATGGGAGCTCGCTAATGTGTGCACAAAGCAGTACTGCAGCAACCAACCTTGCACATGTAATGACATAACAATTGGAAAATTTCAGGTTTTCAAAAACCGAAAAATGCCTGGACGCATGGGTGGTGTGCAACGCACAGTGAAGAATGTATGGGTTTACCAAATAGACCCAGCCAGGAACTTACTATATCTGAAGGGCCAGGTGACTTGATTTCTGATGTCACAACATATTTTGTTCAATCATAGAAGTTAAGTGTTCTATGTATCTTTCGTTGCCCCTTTGGCAGGTTCCTGGTCCTCAAGGTAGCTTTGTTTTTGTCAAGGATTCTATATACAAGAAACCTGACACGGCTTTGCTCCCGTTTCCTACATATTTCACGCAAGAAGGCGAGCCTGAAGACTTGGAGCCCCTGATTGCTGATCTTGGTGATGTTGACCCATTCATGGCAGCTGATTAAAAGAAAATGGACAAAGTTGGTTAACTCCCTTTGTGTTTTATGTGCTCCTTGAGCTCGTCCATCTCACGATATAGTCAAATTCTCGATGGATATGTGAGCAGTTCCTGAATCACAAGCTTCACCCGGTTACTGGCCAGCCTGATCAATGTTGTTCCGTTTACATTACCTGGCAAGTATACCAGGGCCCTAATTCAATTAGGGTTTTTAGATGATTGTTTTGATTGACTGAATGGAACCCCTTTTTTTAATAAGTTGTAGGCGAAGCCACAGGTAGTATATAAAATCGGAATATTTCACTCCTGAAATTATGTCCTGGTTTTGCGCGCGCTGCTTATATTATTCGCAGCTGTTAGTTTATTACCTGCACATGAACCTATACGTTGCTCTTTtcaattttaatattttttattgaaGAAAATGTGTTTAGCGTTACCATGGTGTCTTTCTTTTTATCATGTATAATACTATAGGGCCCTTTTGACATGTTttcagcttcttgcagctcttgccGTCGAGCTATTTTTGTACTTCCCTGTCTTAAAATATAATACACCtgtatttcaaaattcaaattttgttatcTTGAATCAATAAAAAAGGTGAAATTCCtgtatttcaaaattcaaattttgttatcTTGAATCAATAAAAAAGGTGAAATTGTCtgttggacatccaaagtgatggtcatttgaTAGCAGACATTTACTTTGGAGCATTTTATCAGAAGACATTCTGGTTCGTTGAAATTAGGCAACAGGACATTGCGGGTTGGTTTTAGCCGGTTGAGGACAGAGATAATTTTgttttggacatccggtgcccctgagccacTTCGGTCCGCCCCCAACCTGGTCAGCCCATAAGAACCGTCCTTGACCCGGCGTTGAACAACCCCCTGGAGGCCGCCACCTCGACCATCTCCGTCACCTTCGTGTCCCTCCACCCGCCTAGCCTCAGGATGTGGCCCAGCCGGTCAAGGTAGCTGTTGAAAGCATCTAGtctcctagttgggttttggtgattaatgacaatatatgattactgtgactgacgtgtgttttgcagaaacaattgagttaggtcacggtaattgtcgatgtttgaccatcgatagcctgtcacggggtccccggggcagtatgttcgggcttcagcgtatgcagaactcgacggttaacgcaagagacagtcgatttatcctggttcggaccctcgatctttgatcgagtaatagccctacgtccagtcggcgttagcctttgcgttggattgattgtaaagtattGTGTTGTAAAAAGTCCTTCACCTccctatctaaggagccctgccctcctttatatagtcaggaggccagagtcctagtcggtttacaatgtagagtcctaataggactacagggtagtattactactagaattaTATGGGagaaatcctaatcaaactagatatcctctcttccttgcggtgtatcccgtgggtcccgcaccgacagtaatggagatcgaatgggcaatcatggttgtcatgcccctacgatggaaatcgtttcggttttcaaaggatggacgacaaggttaaggatggactagttctaagtgtcgattggagttagagagacacttagagtagtttaggactttgtttttcctttagccgtactattaagggggatatgaatgggtagcttgacctaggtgagtctagtgagttaggtgtggtgcacacttgttaaaactagcactaggtagctccacaacagccctatgatccaatggagcaaactttattcacatatgttcgagagttgaaagtgaatggagggtcaaatactgatcagaCGCAAGCTCCggtgtgactggatgctggcttagggtccggtcagttcatttgactaaggtgaaagcgtttggaagtgaccggacgctgcgaggtcatcgtaccggacgctgagggccagcgtccggtcg harbors:
- the LOC136538912 gene encoding large ribosomal subunit protein uL3m-like, encoding MAAASRGLLARLRGLSLYAGWSPRLPFPPSRLFSAEAFVSHSDDDDAGGEGGGGGRIIEARARVMAPTSRRTGVIGVKCGMSAMWDKWGAKVPITVLWVDDNVVTQVKTAEKEGFFALQLGAGQKKEKHLTKPEVGHFRAQGVPLKRKLREFPVTEDALLPVGTTITVRHFVPGQLVDVTGITKGKGFAGVMKKYDFSGMPASHGASKSHRSGGSTGQRDAPGRVFKNRKMPGRMGGVQRTVKNVWVYQIDPARNLLYLKGQVPGPQGSFVFVKDSIYKKPDTALLPFPTYFTQEGEPEDLEPLIADLGDVDPFMAAD